A single Cucumis melo cultivar AY chromosome 4, USDA_Cmelo_AY_1.0, whole genome shotgun sequence DNA region contains:
- the LOC103489950 gene encoding transcription factor bHLH68-like isoform X3 has protein sequence MMGGNPSNWWNMFPSNSPQCVLGSSSSLPLSSMADHHHNQDPNSQSWSQLLLGGLQEEDVVDEDKLGLNNNFQQQKKMENLEGRIFIPFSRFGVGDHHHHHQDHNNNDLDHHHDQMKQEITCSQNSKSLGFLWNNNEKELSSPSSSSSSSSAKLSQITRPLTISSSPNSSINNNNALLDFSFNKVDSKNQILDHNFSSDQCASPTTNGGVWKKARVQPSSGQPPVKVRKEKVGDRITALHQLVSPFGKTDTASVLSEAIGYVRFLQSQIEALISPYLVNSSKSTKKKEQLQLLNDNSLKRKLPPSQEEDEEEEKAAKDLRGRGLCLVPVSCTQHVQSDINGADYWAQAYNHTF, from the exons ATGATGGGTGGAAACCCTAGTAATTGGTGGAACATGTTTCCATCAAATTCTCCTCAATGTGTTCTTGGATCATCTTCATCACTTCCTTTGAGTTCCATGGCTGATCATCATCATAATCAAGACCCCAATTCACAATCATGGAGTCAATTactttt AGGTGGATTGCAAGAAGAGGATGTTGTTGATGAAGATAAGTTGGGTTTGAATAATAATTTTCAACAacaaaaaaagatggaaaatttGGAAGGGAGAATATTCATTCCATTTTCAAGATTTGGAGTTGgtgatcatcatcatcatcatcaagatCATAATAATAATGATCTTGATCATCATCATGATCAGATGAAACAAGAAATTACTTGCTCACAAAATAGTAAGAGTTTGGGATTTTTATGGAACAATAATGAAAAAGAATTATCATcaccttcttcatcttcttcttcttcatcagcTAAGCTCTCTCAAATTACAAGGCCACTTACTATTTCTTCTTCTCCCAATTcttctatcaataataataatgctttATTGGATTTCTCTTTCAACAAAGTTGATTCCAAAAATCAAATCCTTGATCACAATTTTTCATCTGATCag TGTGCTAGTCCAACCACCAATGGGGGAGTGTGGAAGAAGGCTAGGGTTCAGCCTTCCTCCGGGCAGCCTCCGGTAAAG GTGAGAAAGGAGAAGGTAGGGGATAGAATCACAGCTCTCCACCAGTTGGTTTCTCCATTTGGAAAG ACTGACACTGCTTCTGTCTTGTCAGAGGCTATTGGGTATGTGAGATTCCTTCAGAGTCAAATTGAG GCTCTTATCTCTCCATATTTGGTCAATTCATCAAAAtccacaaagaaaaaggagCAACTT CAGCTCTTGAATGACAATAGCCTGAAAAGAAAACTACCTCCTTCCcag GAggaggatgaagaagaagagaaagcaGCAAAGGACTTGAGGGGTAGAGGGCTGTGTTTGGTACCTGTATCTTGTACACAACATGTACAAAGTGACATTAATGGAGCTGATTATTGGGCTCAAGCTTACAATCACACTTTTTAA
- the LOC103489950 gene encoding transcription factor bHLH68-like isoform X1, with protein sequence MMGGNPSNWWNMFPSNSPQCVLGSSSSLPLSSMADHHHNQDPNSQSWSQLLLGGLQEEDVVDEDKLGLNNNFQQQKKMENLEGRIFIPFSRFGVGDHHHHHQDHNNNDLDHHHDQMKQEITCSQNSKSLGFLWNNNEKELSSPSSSSSSSSAKLSQITRPLTISSSPNSSINNNNALLDFSFNKVDSKNQILDHNFSSDQCASPTTNGGVWKKARVQPSSGQPPVKVRKEKVGDRITALHQLVSPFGKTDTASVLSEAIGYVRFLQSQIEALISPYLVNSSKSTKKKEQLRTLNDGRNYLREVEDDNNGRSCVFAEDLGQQLLNDNSLKRKLPPSQEEDEEEEKAAKDLRGRGLCLVPVSCTQHVQSDINGADYWAQAYNHTF encoded by the exons ATGATGGGTGGAAACCCTAGTAATTGGTGGAACATGTTTCCATCAAATTCTCCTCAATGTGTTCTTGGATCATCTTCATCACTTCCTTTGAGTTCCATGGCTGATCATCATCATAATCAAGACCCCAATTCACAATCATGGAGTCAATTactttt AGGTGGATTGCAAGAAGAGGATGTTGTTGATGAAGATAAGTTGGGTTTGAATAATAATTTTCAACAacaaaaaaagatggaaaatttGGAAGGGAGAATATTCATTCCATTTTCAAGATTTGGAGTTGgtgatcatcatcatcatcatcaagatCATAATAATAATGATCTTGATCATCATCATGATCAGATGAAACAAGAAATTACTTGCTCACAAAATAGTAAGAGTTTGGGATTTTTATGGAACAATAATGAAAAAGAATTATCATcaccttcttcatcttcttcttcttcatcagcTAAGCTCTCTCAAATTACAAGGCCACTTACTATTTCTTCTTCTCCCAATTcttctatcaataataataatgctttATTGGATTTCTCTTTCAACAAAGTTGATTCCAAAAATCAAATCCTTGATCACAATTTTTCATCTGATCag TGTGCTAGTCCAACCACCAATGGGGGAGTGTGGAAGAAGGCTAGGGTTCAGCCTTCCTCCGGGCAGCCTCCGGTAAAG GTGAGAAAGGAGAAGGTAGGGGATAGAATCACAGCTCTCCACCAGTTGGTTTCTCCATTTGGAAAG ACTGACACTGCTTCTGTCTTGTCAGAGGCTATTGGGTATGTGAGATTCCTTCAGAGTCAAATTGAG GCTCTTATCTCTCCATATTTGGTCAATTCATCAAAAtccacaaagaaaaaggagCAACTT AGAACATTAAATGATGGAAGAAATTATTTGAGAGAAGTTGAAGATGACAATAATGGAAGAAGTTGTGTATTTGCTGAAGATCTTGGTCAG CAGCTCTTGAATGACAATAGCCTGAAAAGAAAACTACCTCCTTCCcag GAggaggatgaagaagaagagaaagcaGCAAAGGACTTGAGGGGTAGAGGGCTGTGTTTGGTACCTGTATCTTGTACACAACATGTACAAAGTGACATTAATGGAGCTGATTATTGGGCTCAAGCTTACAATCACACTTTTTAA
- the LOC103489950 gene encoding transcription factor bHLH68-like isoform X2, with product MMGGNPSNWWNMFPSNSPQCVLGSSSSLPLSSMADHHHNQDPNSQSWSQLLLGGLQEEDVVDEDKLGLNNNFQQQKKMENLEGRIFIPFSRFGVGDHHHHHQDHNNNDLDHHHDQMKQEITCSQNSKSLGFLWNNNEKELSSPSSSSSSSSAKLSQITRPLTISSSPNSSINNNNALLDFSFNKVDSKNQILDHNFSSDQCASPTTNGGVWKKARVQPSSGQPPVKVRKEKVGDRITALHQLVSPFGKTDTASVLSEAIGYVRFLQSQIEALISPYLVNSSKSTKKKEQLRTLNDGRNYLREVEDDNNGRSCVFAEDLGQLLNDNSLKRKLPPSQEEDEEEEKAAKDLRGRGLCLVPVSCTQHVQSDINGADYWAQAYNHTF from the exons ATGATGGGTGGAAACCCTAGTAATTGGTGGAACATGTTTCCATCAAATTCTCCTCAATGTGTTCTTGGATCATCTTCATCACTTCCTTTGAGTTCCATGGCTGATCATCATCATAATCAAGACCCCAATTCACAATCATGGAGTCAATTactttt AGGTGGATTGCAAGAAGAGGATGTTGTTGATGAAGATAAGTTGGGTTTGAATAATAATTTTCAACAacaaaaaaagatggaaaatttGGAAGGGAGAATATTCATTCCATTTTCAAGATTTGGAGTTGgtgatcatcatcatcatcatcaagatCATAATAATAATGATCTTGATCATCATCATGATCAGATGAAACAAGAAATTACTTGCTCACAAAATAGTAAGAGTTTGGGATTTTTATGGAACAATAATGAAAAAGAATTATCATcaccttcttcatcttcttcttcttcatcagcTAAGCTCTCTCAAATTACAAGGCCACTTACTATTTCTTCTTCTCCCAATTcttctatcaataataataatgctttATTGGATTTCTCTTTCAACAAAGTTGATTCCAAAAATCAAATCCTTGATCACAATTTTTCATCTGATCag TGTGCTAGTCCAACCACCAATGGGGGAGTGTGGAAGAAGGCTAGGGTTCAGCCTTCCTCCGGGCAGCCTCCGGTAAAG GTGAGAAAGGAGAAGGTAGGGGATAGAATCACAGCTCTCCACCAGTTGGTTTCTCCATTTGGAAAG ACTGACACTGCTTCTGTCTTGTCAGAGGCTATTGGGTATGTGAGATTCCTTCAGAGTCAAATTGAG GCTCTTATCTCTCCATATTTGGTCAATTCATCAAAAtccacaaagaaaaaggagCAACTT AGAACATTAAATGATGGAAGAAATTATTTGAGAGAAGTTGAAGATGACAATAATGGAAGAAGTTGTGTATTTGCTGAAGATCTTGGTCAG CTCTTGAATGACAATAGCCTGAAAAGAAAACTACCTCCTTCCcag GAggaggatgaagaagaagagaaagcaGCAAAGGACTTGAGGGGTAGAGGGCTGTGTTTGGTACCTGTATCTTGTACACAACATGTACAAAGTGACATTAATGGAGCTGATTATTGGGCTCAAGCTTACAATCACACTTTTTAA
- the LOC103489950 gene encoding transcription factor bHLH68-like isoform X4 has protein sequence MMGGNPSNWWNMFPSNSPQCVLGSSSSLPLSSMADHHHNQDPNSQSWSQLLLGGLQEEDVVDEDKLGLNNNFQQQKKMENLEGRIFIPFSRFGVGDHHHHHQDHNNNDLDHHHDQMKQEITCSQNIDSKNQILDHNFSSDQCASPTTNGGVWKKARVQPSSGQPPVKVRKEKVGDRITALHQLVSPFGKTDTASVLSEAIGYVRFLQSQIEALISPYLVNSSKSTKKKEQLRTLNDGRNYLREVEDDNNGRSCVFAEDLGQQLLNDNSLKRKLPPSQEEDEEEEKAAKDLRGRGLCLVPVSCTQHVQSDINGADYWAQAYNHTF, from the exons ATGATGGGTGGAAACCCTAGTAATTGGTGGAACATGTTTCCATCAAATTCTCCTCAATGTGTTCTTGGATCATCTTCATCACTTCCTTTGAGTTCCATGGCTGATCATCATCATAATCAAGACCCCAATTCACAATCATGGAGTCAATTactttt AGGTGGATTGCAAGAAGAGGATGTTGTTGATGAAGATAAGTTGGGTTTGAATAATAATTTTCAACAacaaaaaaagatggaaaatttGGAAGGGAGAATATTCATTCCATTTTCAAGATTTGGAGTTGgtgatcatcatcatcatcatcaagatCATAATAATAATGATCTTGATCATCATCATGATCAGATGAAACAAGAAATTACTTGCTCACAAAATA TTGATTCCAAAAATCAAATCCTTGATCACAATTTTTCATCTGATCag TGTGCTAGTCCAACCACCAATGGGGGAGTGTGGAAGAAGGCTAGGGTTCAGCCTTCCTCCGGGCAGCCTCCGGTAAAG GTGAGAAAGGAGAAGGTAGGGGATAGAATCACAGCTCTCCACCAGTTGGTTTCTCCATTTGGAAAG ACTGACACTGCTTCTGTCTTGTCAGAGGCTATTGGGTATGTGAGATTCCTTCAGAGTCAAATTGAG GCTCTTATCTCTCCATATTTGGTCAATTCATCAAAAtccacaaagaaaaaggagCAACTT AGAACATTAAATGATGGAAGAAATTATTTGAGAGAAGTTGAAGATGACAATAATGGAAGAAGTTGTGTATTTGCTGAAGATCTTGGTCAG CAGCTCTTGAATGACAATAGCCTGAAAAGAAAACTACCTCCTTCCcag GAggaggatgaagaagaagagaaagcaGCAAAGGACTTGAGGGGTAGAGGGCTGTGTTTGGTACCTGTATCTTGTACACAACATGTACAAAGTGACATTAATGGAGCTGATTATTGGGCTCAAGCTTACAATCACACTTTTTAA